Proteins co-encoded in one Xiphophorus couchianus chromosome 16, X_couchianus-1.0, whole genome shotgun sequence genomic window:
- the cant1a gene encoding soluble calcium-activated nucleotidase 1 isoform X2, which translates to MSAPPGYTRLEQNEPMNPLRISVGGLPILTTMASPTDPRFRLKWRPIVAVAASLALVLLLLMHFFSGPSYSSQGSRPCHGSAVRDTDSQYNDTYPLTAPERTSQGMRYRIGVIADLDTNSASEKKLTWFSYMRKGHLLVSQSGDKVAVEWDADKVVLESHLSEKGRGMELSELVGFNGKLYSVDDRTGIIYHIDRDKAVPWVILPDGDGNVAKGFKAEWLAVKDEHLYIGGLGKEWTTTEGEFVNNNPEWVKVVGFRGDVQHENWVPRYKSMKVAAGIEPPGYFIHESAAWSDTLQRWFFLPRRASKERYEETADERRGTNLALSCSPDFKDIKVSRVGPHIPTHGFSSFKFIPNTDDQIILALKSEEDAGKIATYITAFTLDGRILLPETKIGDVKYEGLEFI; encoded by the exons ATGTCTGCTCCTCCAGGCTACACTCGACTGGAGCAGAATGAGCCCATGAACCCTTTGCGTATCTCTGTAGGAGGCCTCCCCATCCTGACTACCATGGCCAGTCCCACCGACCCTCGGTTCCGGCTCAAGTGGAGGCCCATCGTGGCCGTGGCCGCATCCCTGGCCTTGGTTCTTCTTCTCCTCATGCACTTTTTTTCAGGCCCCTCATACAGCTCGCAGGGCTCGAGACCCTGCCACGGCAGCGCGGTCAGGGACACTGATTCGCAGTACAACGACACCTACCCTCTAACTGCACCTGAGCGCACATCGCAGGGAATGCGCTACCGCATCGGGGTTATCGCGGACCTGGACACAAACTCTGCCAGTGAGAAGAAGCTGACGTGGTTCAGCTACATGCGGAAGGGGCACCTGCTGGTGTCGCAGAGTGGAGACAAGGTGGCGGTTGAATGGGATGCCGACAAAGTGGTGCTGGAGAGTCACCTGTCAGAGAAGGGCAGGGGCATGGAGCTTTCTGAATTGGTGGGGTTCAATGGAAAACTCTACTCCGTCGACGATAGAACGGGTATCATCTACCATATAGACAGAGACAAGGCCGTGCCCTGGGTTATCCTGCCTGATGGAGATGGGAATGTTGCCAAAG GGTTTAAAGCTGAGTGGCTGGCAGTGAAGGATGAACACCTGTACATTGGTGGCCTGGGGAAAGAGTGGACAACCACTGAAGGCGAGTTTGTCAACAACAACCCAGAGTGGGTGAAAGTGGTGGGCTTCCGGGGTGATGTGCAGCACGAAAACTGGGTTCCCAGGTACAAATCTATGAAAGTAGCTGCGGGAATTGAGCCGCCAG GATATTTTATTCACGAGTCGGCCGCCTGGAGCGACACCTTACAGCGATGGTTTTTCCTCCCACGTCGCGCCAGCAAAGAGCGCTACGAGGAGACGGCGGACGAGCGCCGCGGGACCAACCTCGCCCTGAGCTGCTCGCCCGATTTCAAAGACATCAAAGTGAGCCGTGTGGGGCCACATATCCCCACGCACGGTTTCTCTTCATTCAAGTTCATCCCCAACACAGATGACCAAATCATTCTGGCACTCAAGTCAGAGGAAGACGCGGGAAAGATCGCGACCTACATCACGGCCTTCACTCTTGACGGACGCATTCTCTTACCCGAGACTAAGATTGGTGATGTGAAATACGAAGGTTTAGAGTTTATATAG
- the lgals3bp.1 gene encoding galectin-3-binding protein B isoform X1, whose protein sequence is MKLRGEGGSSRLQRQYIFNVPPLAGEYSGGSEVAKNMDVFPQNLLVAFVLSLLYVSGRAYRLDILKRNSEPNEGNVRLSGSESPSEGRVEIYHDGKWGTVCDDNWDMAEAQVVCRQLNFPGAKSVVIGKDYGKASGPIWLDEIACTGKEKQLVSCQFSGWGKTDCTHKEDAGVICESRNDVTLSGSTHSLDHSIGLSGDLGQIFDSGTACDFLITFQTPNGNKTDDGTEEMIETTICAHKVILMLYPYFSASAGANNVTVTVSRPCQSYFTSFIRYLYTRKTEITHSSAMCLHQLASDFGINQLMEDIGRLFSNILPDDASFHSQVSLYKYAVESKDLVLEENCVQYMAWNFQNLTSSPVWPGLPVELLRSLLTRSDLVVADEYFLLQTLEDWINNNGGSLSSEKQTDLLRLIRFPMIPAEKLYELETKSLLFSAHRDLYRDSVLKAYQFNVLLYSNLTQLKLVKENNDYKPRIYTGETWSIAINPLANSLSSQSRNRYENYGYRDSYGRYGGYYPNPTASSNKQLSTPLHNSLLFKNNMITWEANILKTQNDCSWRGLRCESFPAARLALQNQYQSKSGVLFRNRLLLTCQSKYVCQIQGFKGDLAYVNTNDTQVLAYPCPDDKYTYTFVVRPEYV, encoded by the exons ATGAAACTTAGGGGAGAAGGTGGGAGTAGCCGACTGCAGCGACAGTATATATTCAACGTTCCCCCTTTAGCTGGAGAGTACAGTGGAGGCTCAGAGGTGGCAAAG AATATGGACGTTTTCCCACAAAATCTACTTGTTGCTTTCGTCCTTTCTCTCCTGTATGTTTCTGGAAGAGCATACAGACTTGACATTCTAA AGAGAAACTCTGAGCCAAATGAAGGCAATGTGAGACTGTCTGGTTCTGAAAGCCCTTCAGAGGGCCGTGTGGAAATCTACCATGATGGGAAATGGGGAACAGTGTGTGATGACAACTGGGACATGGCTGAAGCCCAGGTGGTTTGTCGTCAACTCAACTTCCCTGGAGCCAAATCAGTTGTGATTGGGAAGGACTATGGAAAAG caTCTGGACCCATTTGGCTTGATGAAATTGCCTGTacagggaaagaaaaacaacttgtgtCTTGCCAGTTCAGTGGCTGGGGAAAAACTGACTGTACCCATAAAGAGGATGCTGGAGTTATCTGTGAATCAAGAA ATGACGTGACATTAAGTGGCTCTACACATTCACTGGACCACAGCATCGGCCTCTCTGGTGACCTGGGTCAAATCTTTGACAGTGGTACCGCTTGCGATTTCCTGATCACTTTCCAGACCCCCAATGGAAACAAAACGGATGATGGGACCGAAGAGATGATTGAGACTACAATTTGTGCACACAAAGTGATCCTCATGTTATACCCGTACTTCAGTGCTTCAGCGGGGGCAAACAACGTCACAGTGACTGTCAGCAGACCCTGCCAGTCATATTTTACCTCCTTCATCAG GTACCTTTACACCCGTAAGACTGAAATCACCCACTCCTCTGCAATGTGCCTCCACCAGCTTGCTTCAGACTTTGGAATTAACCAACTAATGGAGGACATAGGTCGACTGTTTTCTAATATCCTCCCAGATGATGCTTCCTTTCACTCCCAAGTTTCACTTTACAAATATGCTGTGGAGTCAAAGGACTTGGTCCTCGAGGAAAACTGTGTCCAGTACATGGCCTGGAATTTCCAAAACCTGACCAGTTCTCCTGTTTGGCCTGGCCTTCCTGTGGAGCTCCTTCGTAGCCTCCTCACTCGCTCAGATTTGGTGGTTGCCGATGAGTATTTTTTACTTCAGACACTGGAAGACTGGATCAACAACAATGGCGGCTCCCTGAGTTCAGAAAAGCAGACAGACTTGCTCCGTCTCATTCGCTTCCCCATGATTCCTGCTGAGAAGCTGTATGAGCTGGAGACCAAATCTCTTCTCTTCAGTGCTCACAGGGATCTATATCGTGACAGTGTCTTGAAAGCATATCAGTTCAATGTTCTACTCTACAGTAATCTGACCCAATTAAAATTAGTCAAAGAGAATAATGATTACAAGCCCAGAATCTACACAGGTGAGACCTGGAGCATTGCTATTAACCCTTTGGCAAATTCTTTGTCATCTCAAAGTCGAAACCGCTACGAGAATTATGGCTACCGAGATAGTTATGGTCGTTACGGTGGTTATTACCCAAATCCTACTGCATCCTCTAACAAGCAACTGAGCACACCTCTCCACAACAGCCTTCTGTTTAAGAACAACATGATCACGTGGGAggcaaatattttgaaaacccaGAATGACTGTTCATGGCGAGGTTTGCGTTGTGAATCATTTCCTGCAGCCCGACTGGCTCTCCAGAACCAGTATCAGTCGAAGAGCGGTGTTCTTTTTCGAAACCGCCTCCTGCTGACGTGCCAGAGCAAGTACGTCTGTCAGATCCAAGGGTTCAAAGGCGACCTGGCTTATGTGAATACAAATGATACCCAGGTCCTTGCCTATCCCTGTCCTGATGATAAGTACACTTACACATTTGTAGTGAGACCAGAGTATGTGTGA
- the lgals3bp.1 gene encoding galectin-3-binding protein B isoform X3, whose translation MDVFPQNLLVAFVLSLLYVSGRAYRLDILKRNSEPNEGNVRLSGSESPSEGRVEIYHDGKWGTVCDDNWDMAEAQVVCRQLNFPGAKSVVIGKDYGKASGPIWLDEIACTGKEKQLVSCQFSGWGKTDCTHKEDAGVICESRNDVTLSGSTHSLDHSIGLSGDLGQIFDSGTACDFLITFQTPNGNKTDDGTEEMIETTICAHKVILMLYPYFSASAGANNVTVTVSRPCQSYFTSFIRYLYTRKTEITHSSAMCLHQLASDFGINQLMEDIGRLFSNILPDDASFHSQVSLYKYAVESKDLVLEENCVQYMAWNFQNLTSSPVWPGLPVELLRSLLTRSDLVVADEYFLLQTLEDWINNNGGSLSSEKQTDLLRLIRFPMIPAEKLYELETKSLLFSAHRDLYRDSVLKAYQFNVLLYSNLTQLKLVKENNDYKPRIYTGETWSIAINPLANSLSSQSRNRYENYGYRDSYGRYGGYYPNPTASSNKQLSTPLHNSLLFKNNMITWEANILKTQNDCSWRGLRCESFPAARLALQNQYQSKSGVLFRNRLLLTCQSKYVCQIQGFKGDLAYVNTNDTQVLAYPCPDDKYTYTFVVRPEYV comes from the exons ATGGACGTTTTCCCACAAAATCTACTTGTTGCTTTCGTCCTTTCTCTCCTGTATGTTTCTGGAAGAGCATACAGACTTGACATTCTAA AGAGAAACTCTGAGCCAAATGAAGGCAATGTGAGACTGTCTGGTTCTGAAAGCCCTTCAGAGGGCCGTGTGGAAATCTACCATGATGGGAAATGGGGAACAGTGTGTGATGACAACTGGGACATGGCTGAAGCCCAGGTGGTTTGTCGTCAACTCAACTTCCCTGGAGCCAAATCAGTTGTGATTGGGAAGGACTATGGAAAAG caTCTGGACCCATTTGGCTTGATGAAATTGCCTGTacagggaaagaaaaacaacttgtgtCTTGCCAGTTCAGTGGCTGGGGAAAAACTGACTGTACCCATAAAGAGGATGCTGGAGTTATCTGTGAATCAAGAA ATGACGTGACATTAAGTGGCTCTACACATTCACTGGACCACAGCATCGGCCTCTCTGGTGACCTGGGTCAAATCTTTGACAGTGGTACCGCTTGCGATTTCCTGATCACTTTCCAGACCCCCAATGGAAACAAAACGGATGATGGGACCGAAGAGATGATTGAGACTACAATTTGTGCACACAAAGTGATCCTCATGTTATACCCGTACTTCAGTGCTTCAGCGGGGGCAAACAACGTCACAGTGACTGTCAGCAGACCCTGCCAGTCATATTTTACCTCCTTCATCAG GTACCTTTACACCCGTAAGACTGAAATCACCCACTCCTCTGCAATGTGCCTCCACCAGCTTGCTTCAGACTTTGGAATTAACCAACTAATGGAGGACATAGGTCGACTGTTTTCTAATATCCTCCCAGATGATGCTTCCTTTCACTCCCAAGTTTCACTTTACAAATATGCTGTGGAGTCAAAGGACTTGGTCCTCGAGGAAAACTGTGTCCAGTACATGGCCTGGAATTTCCAAAACCTGACCAGTTCTCCTGTTTGGCCTGGCCTTCCTGTGGAGCTCCTTCGTAGCCTCCTCACTCGCTCAGATTTGGTGGTTGCCGATGAGTATTTTTTACTTCAGACACTGGAAGACTGGATCAACAACAATGGCGGCTCCCTGAGTTCAGAAAAGCAGACAGACTTGCTCCGTCTCATTCGCTTCCCCATGATTCCTGCTGAGAAGCTGTATGAGCTGGAGACCAAATCTCTTCTCTTCAGTGCTCACAGGGATCTATATCGTGACAGTGTCTTGAAAGCATATCAGTTCAATGTTCTACTCTACAGTAATCTGACCCAATTAAAATTAGTCAAAGAGAATAATGATTACAAGCCCAGAATCTACACAGGTGAGACCTGGAGCATTGCTATTAACCCTTTGGCAAATTCTTTGTCATCTCAAAGTCGAAACCGCTACGAGAATTATGGCTACCGAGATAGTTATGGTCGTTACGGTGGTTATTACCCAAATCCTACTGCATCCTCTAACAAGCAACTGAGCACACCTCTCCACAACAGCCTTCTGTTTAAGAACAACATGATCACGTGGGAggcaaatattttgaaaacccaGAATGACTGTTCATGGCGAGGTTTGCGTTGTGAATCATTTCCTGCAGCCCGACTGGCTCTCCAGAACCAGTATCAGTCGAAGAGCGGTGTTCTTTTTCGAAACCGCCTCCTGCTGACGTGCCAGAGCAAGTACGTCTGTCAGATCCAAGGGTTCAAAGGCGACCTGGCTTATGTGAATACAAATGATACCCAGGTCCTTGCCTATCCCTGTCCTGATGATAAGTACACTTACACATTTGTAGTGAGACCAGAGTATGTGTGA
- the syngr2a gene encoding synaptogyrin-2a has translation MQSNAYGASLAGGAFDFESFVKKPQTILRFLSWVFSIVVFASITAEGYINPHTEGGTKCMFNSNDSACSYAVGIGILAFLGCVIFLLLDAYFPNISNAKERKYIVVGDLSFSGAWTFLWFICFCVLTNQWTKTDVEFVKADAARAVIAFSFFSIVTWALLSYFALGRYRQGVSEFNQDYTDPAQDHSSPYPPAPSNYQQAPFTNNQGPQGEYRPPTY, from the exons ATGCAGAGCAATGCTTACGGTGCCTCTCTGGCCGGCGGGGCCTTTGATTTCGAGAGCTTTGTGAAGAAACCACAGACTATTCTGCGCTTCCTAAGCTGG GTATTTTCCATAGTGGTTTTTGCAAGCATTACAGCTGAAGGCTACATTAACCCACATACAGAGGGAGGAACCAAATGCATGTTCAACAGTAACGACAGTGCTTGCAGCTATGCGGTGGGAATTGGAATCCTGGCCTTCTTGGGTTGTGTCATCTTCTTGCTACTGGACGCCTATTTCCCAAACATCAGTAATGCCAAAGAGAGGAAATACATTGTTGTTGGAGATCTATCCTTTTCAG GGGCTTGGACATTCCTCTGGTTCATCTGCTTCTGTGTCCTGACCAACCAGTGGACCAAAACCGACGTCGAGTTTGTCAAGGCTGACGCCGCCAGGGCCGTGATCGCATTCTCCTTTTTCTCGATCGTTACCTGG GCTCTTTTGTCCTATTTTGCATTAGGAAGATATCGCCAAGGAGTGAGTGAGTTTAATCAGGATTACACAGACCCCGCCCAGGACCACTCTTCTCCGTACCCGCCTGCCCCGTCGAACTACCAGCAAGCGCCTTTCACCAACAACCAAGGGCCACAGGGGGAGTATCGACCTCCAACTTACTGA
- the cant1a gene encoding soluble calcium-activated nucleotidase 1 isoform X1 — MTQVKNSGGRRRKGRSRPLSSMSAPPGYTRLEQNEPMNPLRISVGGLPILTTMASPTDPRFRLKWRPIVAVAASLALVLLLLMHFFSGPSYSSQGSRPCHGSAVRDTDSQYNDTYPLTAPERTSQGMRYRIGVIADLDTNSASEKKLTWFSYMRKGHLLVSQSGDKVAVEWDADKVVLESHLSEKGRGMELSELVGFNGKLYSVDDRTGIIYHIDRDKAVPWVILPDGDGNVAKGFKAEWLAVKDEHLYIGGLGKEWTTTEGEFVNNNPEWVKVVGFRGDVQHENWVPRYKSMKVAAGIEPPGYFIHESAAWSDTLQRWFFLPRRASKERYEETADERRGTNLALSCSPDFKDIKVSRVGPHIPTHGFSSFKFIPNTDDQIILALKSEEDAGKIATYITAFTLDGRILLPETKIGDVKYEGLEFI; from the exons ATGACTCAGGTTAAGAACTCTGGGGGACGGAGGCGAAAAG GTCGCTCTCGGCCTCTGTCCTCCATGTCTGCTCCTCCAGGCTACACTCGACTGGAGCAGAATGAGCCCATGAACCCTTTGCGTATCTCTGTAGGAGGCCTCCCCATCCTGACTACCATGGCCAGTCCCACCGACCCTCGGTTCCGGCTCAAGTGGAGGCCCATCGTGGCCGTGGCCGCATCCCTGGCCTTGGTTCTTCTTCTCCTCATGCACTTTTTTTCAGGCCCCTCATACAGCTCGCAGGGCTCGAGACCCTGCCACGGCAGCGCGGTCAGGGACACTGATTCGCAGTACAACGACACCTACCCTCTAACTGCACCTGAGCGCACATCGCAGGGAATGCGCTACCGCATCGGGGTTATCGCGGACCTGGACACAAACTCTGCCAGTGAGAAGAAGCTGACGTGGTTCAGCTACATGCGGAAGGGGCACCTGCTGGTGTCGCAGAGTGGAGACAAGGTGGCGGTTGAATGGGATGCCGACAAAGTGGTGCTGGAGAGTCACCTGTCAGAGAAGGGCAGGGGCATGGAGCTTTCTGAATTGGTGGGGTTCAATGGAAAACTCTACTCCGTCGACGATAGAACGGGTATCATCTACCATATAGACAGAGACAAGGCCGTGCCCTGGGTTATCCTGCCTGATGGAGATGGGAATGTTGCCAAAG GGTTTAAAGCTGAGTGGCTGGCAGTGAAGGATGAACACCTGTACATTGGTGGCCTGGGGAAAGAGTGGACAACCACTGAAGGCGAGTTTGTCAACAACAACCCAGAGTGGGTGAAAGTGGTGGGCTTCCGGGGTGATGTGCAGCACGAAAACTGGGTTCCCAGGTACAAATCTATGAAAGTAGCTGCGGGAATTGAGCCGCCAG GATATTTTATTCACGAGTCGGCCGCCTGGAGCGACACCTTACAGCGATGGTTTTTCCTCCCACGTCGCGCCAGCAAAGAGCGCTACGAGGAGACGGCGGACGAGCGCCGCGGGACCAACCTCGCCCTGAGCTGCTCGCCCGATTTCAAAGACATCAAAGTGAGCCGTGTGGGGCCACATATCCCCACGCACGGTTTCTCTTCATTCAAGTTCATCCCCAACACAGATGACCAAATCATTCTGGCACTCAAGTCAGAGGAAGACGCGGGAAAGATCGCGACCTACATCACGGCCTTCACTCTTGACGGACGCATTCTCTTACCCGAGACTAAGATTGGTGATGTGAAATACGAAGGTTTAGAGTTTATATAG
- the lgals3bp.1 gene encoding galectin-3-binding protein B isoform X2, whose amino-acid sequence MKLRGEGGSSRLQRQYIFNVPPLAGEYSGGSEVAKNMDVFPQNLLVAFVLSLLYVSGRAYRLDILKRNSEPNEGNVRLSGSESPSEGRVEIYHDGKWGTVCDDNWDMAEAQVVCRQLNFPGAKSVVIGKDYGKASGPIWLDEIACTGKEKQLVSCQFSGWGKTDCTHKEDAGVICESRNVTLSGSTHSLDHSIGLSGDLGQIFDSGTACDFLITFQTPNGNKTDDGTEEMIETTICAHKVILMLYPYFSASAGANNVTVTVSRPCQSYFTSFIRYLYTRKTEITHSSAMCLHQLASDFGINQLMEDIGRLFSNILPDDASFHSQVSLYKYAVESKDLVLEENCVQYMAWNFQNLTSSPVWPGLPVELLRSLLTRSDLVVADEYFLLQTLEDWINNNGGSLSSEKQTDLLRLIRFPMIPAEKLYELETKSLLFSAHRDLYRDSVLKAYQFNVLLYSNLTQLKLVKENNDYKPRIYTGETWSIAINPLANSLSSQSRNRYENYGYRDSYGRYGGYYPNPTASSNKQLSTPLHNSLLFKNNMITWEANILKTQNDCSWRGLRCESFPAARLALQNQYQSKSGVLFRNRLLLTCQSKYVCQIQGFKGDLAYVNTNDTQVLAYPCPDDKYTYTFVVRPEYV is encoded by the exons ATGAAACTTAGGGGAGAAGGTGGGAGTAGCCGACTGCAGCGACAGTATATATTCAACGTTCCCCCTTTAGCTGGAGAGTACAGTGGAGGCTCAGAGGTGGCAAAG AATATGGACGTTTTCCCACAAAATCTACTTGTTGCTTTCGTCCTTTCTCTCCTGTATGTTTCTGGAAGAGCATACAGACTTGACATTCTAA AGAGAAACTCTGAGCCAAATGAAGGCAATGTGAGACTGTCTGGTTCTGAAAGCCCTTCAGAGGGCCGTGTGGAAATCTACCATGATGGGAAATGGGGAACAGTGTGTGATGACAACTGGGACATGGCTGAAGCCCAGGTGGTTTGTCGTCAACTCAACTTCCCTGGAGCCAAATCAGTTGTGATTGGGAAGGACTATGGAAAAG caTCTGGACCCATTTGGCTTGATGAAATTGCCTGTacagggaaagaaaaacaacttgtgtCTTGCCAGTTCAGTGGCTGGGGAAAAACTGACTGTACCCATAAAGAGGATGCTGGAGTTATCTGTGAATCAAGAA ACGTGACATTAAGTGGCTCTACACATTCACTGGACCACAGCATCGGCCTCTCTGGTGACCTGGGTCAAATCTTTGACAGTGGTACCGCTTGCGATTTCCTGATCACTTTCCAGACCCCCAATGGAAACAAAACGGATGATGGGACCGAAGAGATGATTGAGACTACAATTTGTGCACACAAAGTGATCCTCATGTTATACCCGTACTTCAGTGCTTCAGCGGGGGCAAACAACGTCACAGTGACTGTCAGCAGACCCTGCCAGTCATATTTTACCTCCTTCATCAG GTACCTTTACACCCGTAAGACTGAAATCACCCACTCCTCTGCAATGTGCCTCCACCAGCTTGCTTCAGACTTTGGAATTAACCAACTAATGGAGGACATAGGTCGACTGTTTTCTAATATCCTCCCAGATGATGCTTCCTTTCACTCCCAAGTTTCACTTTACAAATATGCTGTGGAGTCAAAGGACTTGGTCCTCGAGGAAAACTGTGTCCAGTACATGGCCTGGAATTTCCAAAACCTGACCAGTTCTCCTGTTTGGCCTGGCCTTCCTGTGGAGCTCCTTCGTAGCCTCCTCACTCGCTCAGATTTGGTGGTTGCCGATGAGTATTTTTTACTTCAGACACTGGAAGACTGGATCAACAACAATGGCGGCTCCCTGAGTTCAGAAAAGCAGACAGACTTGCTCCGTCTCATTCGCTTCCCCATGATTCCTGCTGAGAAGCTGTATGAGCTGGAGACCAAATCTCTTCTCTTCAGTGCTCACAGGGATCTATATCGTGACAGTGTCTTGAAAGCATATCAGTTCAATGTTCTACTCTACAGTAATCTGACCCAATTAAAATTAGTCAAAGAGAATAATGATTACAAGCCCAGAATCTACACAGGTGAGACCTGGAGCATTGCTATTAACCCTTTGGCAAATTCTTTGTCATCTCAAAGTCGAAACCGCTACGAGAATTATGGCTACCGAGATAGTTATGGTCGTTACGGTGGTTATTACCCAAATCCTACTGCATCCTCTAACAAGCAACTGAGCACACCTCTCCACAACAGCCTTCTGTTTAAGAACAACATGATCACGTGGGAggcaaatattttgaaaacccaGAATGACTGTTCATGGCGAGGTTTGCGTTGTGAATCATTTCCTGCAGCCCGACTGGCTCTCCAGAACCAGTATCAGTCGAAGAGCGGTGTTCTTTTTCGAAACCGCCTCCTGCTGACGTGCCAGAGCAAGTACGTCTGTCAGATCCAAGGGTTCAAAGGCGACCTGGCTTATGTGAATACAAATGATACCCAGGTCCTTGCCTATCCCTGTCCTGATGATAAGTACACTTACACATTTGTAGTGAGACCAGAGTATGTGTGA